One genomic segment of Amycolatopsis sp. Hca4 includes these proteins:
- a CDS encoding ricin-type beta-trefoil lectin domain protein has translation MRVSRALAAALPAVVSAAVLATTPSTAAAAGGAFPAHYAAPYLQISDADAGQMAADMNATGTKFYTLAFLTPQSGCTPVWEANGTGVGSFKSQISALQAAGGNVIPSFGGAEGGELAQTCTNTASLTAAYANVVNTYGTPRLDFDIEGGVLGDTASNQRRNSALAALQQQNSAVQVDYTLAVDPTGIPGNELDLLRDAKNKGVKVSVVNLMVMDFYDGQPVLGDALSAARASASQLASLYGISTAAAYAMMGLTPIAGRNDDGAQFSQSDAQQLESFAAANGVAELSFWELQDYDRATGYAYSRIFNAITGGTTTPPPSSGGTITGYGGKCVDVAGAATANGTTVDLYTCNGTNAQQWTASTGTLRALGKCLDVAAAGTANGSRVQLYDCNGTGAQQWTRSGTQLLNPASGKCLDATGPSSADGTPLQIWTCTGAANQSWTFN, from the coding sequence ATGCGCGTTTCCCGTGCGCTCGCCGCGGCACTGCCCGCTGTCGTGAGTGCTGCCGTCCTCGCCACGACCCCCTCGACCGCCGCCGCGGCCGGTGGTGCCTTCCCCGCCCACTACGCGGCGCCCTACCTGCAGATCAGCGACGCCGACGCCGGCCAGATGGCCGCCGACATGAACGCGACCGGCACGAAGTTCTACACGCTGGCGTTCCTGACCCCGCAGTCCGGCTGCACGCCGGTGTGGGAGGCGAACGGCACCGGCGTCGGCTCGTTCAAGTCCCAGATCAGCGCACTGCAGGCGGCGGGCGGCAACGTCATCCCGTCGTTCGGCGGCGCCGAAGGCGGTGAGCTGGCCCAGACCTGCACGAACACGGCCAGCCTGACCGCGGCGTACGCGAACGTGGTGAACACCTACGGCACGCCCCGCCTCGACTTCGACATCGAGGGCGGCGTCCTCGGCGACACGGCGTCCAACCAGCGCCGCAACTCGGCACTGGCGGCGCTGCAGCAGCAGAACAGCGCGGTCCAGGTCGACTACACGCTGGCGGTCGACCCGACGGGCATTCCCGGCAACGAGCTCGACCTCCTGCGCGACGCGAAGAACAAGGGCGTCAAGGTCAGCGTGGTCAACCTGATGGTGATGGACTTCTACGACGGCCAGCCGGTCCTGGGCGACGCCCTGTCGGCAGCCCGGGCATCGGCGTCGCAGCTGGCGAGCCTGTACGGGATTTCGACCGCGGCGGCGTACGCGATGATGGGCCTGACCCCGATCGCGGGCCGCAACGACGACGGCGCCCAGTTCAGCCAGTCGGACGCCCAGCAGCTGGAGAGCTTCGCGGCTGCGAACGGCGTGGCGGAGCTGTCGTTCTGGGAGCTCCAGGACTACGACCGGGCGACCGGGTACGCGTACTCGAGGATCTTCAACGCGATCACGGGCGGCACGACCACCCCGCCGCCGTCATCGGGCGGAACGATCACGGGCTACGGCGGCAAGTGCGTGGACGTGGCGGGTGCTGCCACTGCCAACGGAACAACGGTGGACCTGTACACCTGCAACGGGACGAACGCCCAGCAGTGGACAGCTTCCACGGGCACTTTGCGCGCCCTCGGAAAGTGCCTGGACGTCGCGGCCGCGGGCACGGCGAACGGGTCTCGCGTGCAGCTGTACGACTGCAACGGAACGGGCGCCCAGCAGTGGACCCGCTCCGGCACCCAGCTGCTGAACCCGGCCTCGGGCAAATGCCTGGACGCAACCGGCCCCAGTTCGGCGGACGGAACACCCCTGCAGATCTGGACGTGCACGGGCGCGGCGAACCAGTCCTGGACGTTCAACTGA
- a CDS encoding ImmA/IrrE family metallo-endopeptidase, which translates to MNNPQLDPGDIAALFDRSRLRMARELRGLTQVQLAREAGSVTAASVSQFEKGHTRPATATLQRLAVALRVPLSFFAAPARPPAQEELAGFFRSLRSTSPRDRQQALAYVHLARELALELEKYVALPTLDLPRVPLGEGPSLQATDIEQAATQVRRHWNIPDGPIPDVVRMLEINGMIVVRFKVSIEKVDAFCVNFPDRPVVALGADKGLRDRSRFDAAHELGHLILHGNQSQIGDKVTEGQAHAFAAAFLMPASDIKHELPTKLDWPTLLQLKAKWHVSLAALLVRAKTLGVMSEHVYTQAWKALSARGWRKIEPGPLGNPEVPVLLQRALKLLETTTGVSYSEFLRRAGLPEADVTTLLDRDVSERPRVQL; encoded by the coding sequence GTGAACAACCCGCAACTGGACCCGGGCGACATCGCGGCCCTGTTCGATCGCAGCAGGCTTCGCATGGCGCGCGAGTTGCGCGGGCTTACTCAAGTGCAGCTGGCCCGCGAAGCGGGCTCGGTTACGGCGGCCTCAGTCAGCCAGTTCGAAAAGGGGCACACCAGGCCGGCCACAGCCACCCTGCAGCGACTCGCTGTTGCGCTACGCGTGCCGCTGAGCTTCTTCGCGGCACCGGCTCGCCCACCTGCTCAGGAAGAGCTGGCGGGGTTCTTCCGGAGCCTACGGTCGACTTCTCCCCGCGACCGCCAACAGGCATTGGCCTACGTCCACTTGGCCCGGGAACTCGCACTCGAACTCGAAAAGTACGTCGCATTGCCTACTCTCGACCTTCCCCGTGTTCCGCTCGGAGAAGGGCCGTCCCTGCAGGCGACCGACATAGAACAAGCCGCAACCCAAGTACGTCGCCACTGGAACATTCCCGACGGCCCAATACCGGATGTCGTGAGAATGCTCGAAATAAACGGCATGATCGTCGTCCGCTTTAAGGTGAGCATCGAGAAAGTCGACGCGTTTTGTGTTAATTTCCCAGACCGGCCAGTCGTCGCATTGGGGGCAGACAAGGGACTGCGTGATCGATCACGCTTCGACGCAGCCCACGAACTTGGCCACCTGATATTGCATGGCAATCAAAGTCAAATAGGCGACAAGGTCACCGAAGGACAAGCCCACGCGTTCGCCGCCGCGTTCCTGATGCCGGCCAGCGATATCAAGCACGAACTGCCAACCAAGCTCGATTGGCCAACATTACTGCAACTCAAAGCAAAGTGGCATGTTTCACTGGCCGCCCTCCTGGTGCGAGCGAAGACCTTAGGGGTTATGAGCGAACACGTTTACACACAGGCCTGGAAAGCATTGTCAGCCCGAGGGTGGCGAAAGATCGAGCCGGGCCCGCTGGGCAATCCGGAGGTGCCGGTTCTCTTACAGAGAGCTTTGAAATTGCTGGAAACAACAACTGGGGTTTCCTACTCTGAGTTCCTCCGACGCGCAGGCCTTCCGGAAGCGGATGTAACGACATTGCTCGACCGAGATGTCAGCGAACGGCCGCGCGTCCAGCTATGA
- a CDS encoding CBASS oligonucleotide cyclase has translation MSPKVTHADVAEFAGRAVNLPRDTADAKRKQVNTLRERVKGHVATNPGFSLVKMLHAGSVAKGTALRTVNDFDVAIYVKRDDAPVEEAELVAWTADRLREAYKGLLDPSQITPGTHCVNVHFKSTGTDVDVVPVLYEGDPDDRGYLIAKDAADRTHWLLTSVRLHLDFIRDRKNACKHDWAQVVRLVKWWVREQRMSSGPGDEFRFKSFMVELLCAHLLDTSRVDFTDYVTALDGVFDYIVRTELRERIAFDTYYPASALPRERVGEIEIFDPVNPKNNTARSYEERDRVRIVEAAEAALDAITEASYATTKEQALKCWQVVLGSRFRG, from the coding sequence ATGTCACCGAAGGTCACGCATGCTGACGTGGCGGAGTTCGCGGGACGCGCGGTGAACCTGCCTCGCGACACAGCGGACGCCAAGCGCAAGCAAGTGAACACGCTCCGTGAGCGCGTGAAGGGGCACGTCGCGACCAATCCCGGGTTCTCGCTGGTGAAGATGCTGCACGCGGGTTCGGTGGCCAAGGGGACGGCGCTGCGCACCGTCAACGACTTCGACGTGGCCATCTACGTCAAGCGCGACGACGCCCCCGTCGAAGAGGCCGAGTTGGTCGCGTGGACCGCTGACCGCCTCCGCGAGGCGTATAAGGGGCTGCTCGACCCGTCCCAGATCACCCCTGGGACCCACTGCGTGAACGTGCACTTCAAGTCCACCGGCACCGACGTCGACGTCGTGCCGGTGCTCTACGAGGGTGACCCGGACGACCGGGGCTACCTGATCGCCAAGGACGCGGCCGACCGGACGCACTGGTTGCTCACCAGCGTCCGCTTGCACCTCGACTTCATCCGGGACCGAAAGAACGCGTGCAAGCACGACTGGGCGCAGGTCGTGCGGCTGGTGAAGTGGTGGGTCCGCGAACAACGCATGAGCAGCGGCCCGGGCGACGAGTTCCGGTTCAAGTCCTTCATGGTCGAGCTGCTGTGCGCGCACCTGCTGGACACCTCACGCGTCGACTTCACCGACTACGTGACCGCGCTCGACGGGGTCTTCGACTACATCGTGCGGACCGAGCTGCGGGAGCGAATCGCGTTCGACACGTACTACCCGGCGTCGGCCCTGCCGCGCGAGCGGGTCGGGGAGATCGAGATCTTCGACCCGGTCAACCCGAAGAACAACACCGCCCGCTCGTACGAGGAGCGGGACCGCGTCCGGATCGTCGAGGCGGCCGAGGCCGCGCTCGACGCGATCACCGAGGCGAGCTACGCCACGACGAAGGAGCAGGCCTTGAAGTGCTGGCAGGTCGTCCTCGGCAGCCGGTTCCGGGGATAG
- a CDS encoding AAA family ATPase, with protein sequence MTTTLNDLFEDDLDLPDPVAQQRYARLVGLDHVKARLAREAELIMQPDLLREWSLRAHGTVLPAVERLADRPPLIIFAGDVGTGKTTLAETFADVIARRHGIDVRVKRLSLRARGTGAVGEMTRLIGTAFDVVLDEARAVGSARPTILVIDEADALAQSREASQMHHEDRAGVNALIRGISQLATEAPGALVIMCTNRIGALDPAIRRRAAAEFDFARPDEAQRAALLQSLFEGITLSSEDLALLVDLTGPNGRGYGHTYSDLVDRVLAAACMAAYPEHPITAELIAEQVRSCPPTPPFTTRP encoded by the coding sequence ATGACCACCACTCTCAACGACCTGTTCGAGGACGACCTCGACCTCCCCGACCCCGTCGCCCAGCAGCGCTACGCACGTCTGGTCGGGCTCGACCACGTCAAGGCCCGGCTGGCCAGAGAGGCCGAGCTGATCATGCAGCCCGACTTGCTGCGCGAGTGGAGCCTCCGGGCCCACGGCACCGTGCTGCCCGCGGTCGAACGGCTGGCCGACCGGCCACCGCTGATCATCTTCGCCGGCGACGTGGGCACGGGGAAGACTACTCTCGCGGAGACGTTCGCCGACGTCATCGCCCGCAGGCACGGCATCGACGTGCGGGTGAAGCGGCTCAGCCTGCGGGCACGCGGCACAGGGGCGGTCGGCGAGATGACGCGGCTGATCGGTACGGCGTTCGACGTCGTGCTCGATGAGGCTCGCGCGGTCGGCTCGGCACGGCCTACGATCCTCGTCATCGACGAGGCCGACGCTCTGGCACAGTCCCGAGAAGCGAGCCAGATGCACCACGAGGACCGAGCGGGAGTGAACGCCCTGATCCGCGGCATCAGCCAGCTTGCCACCGAGGCGCCGGGAGCCCTGGTGATCATGTGCACCAACCGCATCGGCGCACTCGACCCCGCGATCCGCCGCAGGGCCGCGGCCGAGTTCGACTTCGCCCGGCCCGACGAGGCCCAGCGCGCCGCCCTCCTGCAGTCCCTCTTCGAAGGGATCACCCTCAGCTCTGAGGACTTGGCGCTCCTGGTCGACCTCACCGGCCCGAACGGGCGTGGGTACGGCCACACCTACTCCGACCTGGTCGACCGGGTGCTCGCCGCCGCCTGCATGGCCGCCTACCCGGAACACCCCATCACGGCCGAGCTCATCGCAGAGCAGGTCCGCAGCTGCCCGCCGACGCCTCCGTTCACGACACGGCCGTGA
- a CDS encoding SAVED domain-containing protein, with product MNVNGTSAAGRPSASGARLTGDDVQHAVAWHAALRTLVPNTGVRGVTVEAVEAGNVDDVVITKAHGPNEYVQVKATVSAERAATLDWLCEPTRAGGASILQRFYRAWIDLSRNETRPQLTLVTTRSIDPADPVLTLRDRHDRLDGRLRHATSAHALEARARLAQHLNCTDDELLRFLADLRFRTDASEAVWRDHVAEISYAAGVRADEAAFRLGIAEVREWVKTNRVERSADDIRDAIDRLGLQATEPFTVLAINALDDHVVHPDAAVTLDWVDRFRGTEARNRRGLKSPQEWETVLRPQLLDAQRELRRLGARRILITGTMRLPTWFTAGVIFQETAGFTVAKVKDGELWVAPTGVPPAAISLSGSVSDLPVGRDVALALAISADLTADVRGYLASTGRDIPLLTVRPAAGTSNASIAGLEHAFGVAVAVRDIAREIGRKVRPPVLHLFLATPAGFAVLLGGIWDRVPATQTYEDLTIDGYEPAFVIPN from the coding sequence GTGAACGTGAACGGCACGTCCGCCGCTGGTCGACCTAGCGCAAGCGGCGCCCGGCTGACGGGCGACGACGTCCAGCACGCCGTCGCCTGGCACGCTGCCCTCCGCACCCTGGTCCCGAATACCGGAGTCCGAGGTGTCACCGTCGAAGCCGTCGAGGCCGGCAACGTCGACGACGTCGTGATCACCAAGGCCCACGGCCCGAACGAGTACGTCCAGGTGAAGGCGACCGTGTCCGCGGAGCGGGCCGCGACACTCGACTGGCTGTGCGAACCGACCAGAGCCGGCGGGGCAAGTATCCTGCAACGGTTCTACCGCGCCTGGATCGACCTCTCCCGGAACGAGACGCGCCCCCAGCTGACGTTGGTCACCACGCGTTCCATCGACCCCGCCGACCCGGTTCTGACCTTGCGCGATCGCCACGACCGCCTCGACGGGCGGCTCCGGCACGCGACATCGGCCCACGCACTCGAAGCCCGGGCACGTCTCGCTCAGCACCTGAACTGCACCGATGATGAACTACTCCGCTTCCTCGCCGACCTACGCTTCCGTACCGACGCCTCCGAAGCCGTTTGGAGGGATCACGTCGCCGAGATCAGCTACGCGGCGGGGGTCCGAGCCGACGAAGCGGCCTTTCGCCTGGGGATCGCCGAAGTCCGGGAATGGGTCAAGACCAACCGGGTAGAGAGGTCGGCCGACGACATCCGTGACGCGATCGACCGGCTCGGGCTTCAGGCCACCGAGCCGTTCACCGTCCTGGCCATCAACGCCCTCGACGACCACGTCGTCCACCCTGACGCGGCGGTCACCCTGGACTGGGTGGACCGCTTTCGGGGAACCGAAGCACGGAACCGCAGGGGATTGAAGAGCCCGCAGGAGTGGGAGACGGTCCTCCGGCCCCAGCTTCTTGATGCGCAGCGCGAACTCCGTCGTCTTGGAGCACGCCGCATCCTGATCACCGGCACTATGCGGCTTCCCACCTGGTTCACCGCTGGAGTGATCTTCCAGGAGACTGCAGGGTTCACCGTCGCGAAGGTTAAAGACGGAGAACTGTGGGTTGCGCCGACCGGTGTCCCGCCCGCGGCGATCTCCTTGTCCGGCTCCGTTTCCGATCTTCCGGTCGGGCGGGACGTGGCGTTGGCCCTCGCGATCTCCGCAGATCTCACCGCCGATGTTCGCGGGTACCTCGCCTCAACCGGCCGGGACATCCCGTTGCTGACGGTCCGCCCTGCCGCGGGCACATCGAACGCGAGCATCGCCGGCCTGGAGCACGCCTTCGGGGTTGCGGTTGCCGTGCGGGATATCGCTCGTGAGATCGGCCGCAAGGTCCGGCCTCCGGTGCTGCATCTCTTTCTTGCCACGCCCGCCGGATTTGCGGTTCTCCTCGGCGGGATCTGGGACAGGGTTCCCGCAACCCAGACCTACGAAGACCTCACTATCGACGGTTACGAGCCTGCTTTCGTCATACCCAACTAG
- a CDS encoding phosphatidylserine/phosphatidylglycerophosphate/cardiolipin synthase family protein, whose amino-acid sequence MSSHINGVLDLGALESRTGYFLLTDAPQQPFIGTGGGDRAPWRFCSTYRESPKTLRSAVLELIRSARRKIFVTSFIIGDDEVLNALTDAARRLTGGVYVISELSDRSLRQGLAELAEREQQGKKFGPDVETAKKRFEVLTRNGVAVRGHENCHAKFVVVDDSVAWVGSANLDTRALTVVGEVGVTTTDHAEVDRLARLFATMWKAGCNREMPNTPGDYVARRRTADEVTFTVPAPPPEPDAAIIWTRAEDHILRGIHATIDEAQDSLLLASFSLTGLRASPELLLKPLESAIARGVTVDLIVRARNNRDDHVMDARALHDLGVRLVADDLNHAKAVVADDRTGLLFSANFDATHGLEPGSGIEVGARLNGTTALPELVRYLRHAITHATHKFVAAPTARQLDQTLTAKWKAPWPLADELAIRCTSNDWHLLEGEMDRGPVLWESTDPRDLQLLASRSKFAITPESPGICRLLHLGNTEHDLQADLRRWWRQPSTKISRGYCPARLRRLGG is encoded by the coding sequence ATGTCTAGCCACATCAATGGTGTACTCGATCTCGGTGCACTCGAATCCCGCACGGGGTACTTCCTGCTCACCGACGCACCGCAGCAACCCTTCATCGGCACTGGAGGTGGAGACCGTGCCCCTTGGCGATTCTGCAGTACCTACCGCGAATCACCGAAGACCCTACGCTCCGCTGTATTAGAGCTCATCCGCAGCGCGCGCCGCAAAATCTTCGTAACCAGCTTCATCATCGGCGACGACGAAGTGCTGAATGCGCTGACCGACGCCGCTCGACGGCTCACCGGCGGGGTCTATGTCATCAGCGAACTCAGCGATCGCAGCCTCCGCCAGGGCCTCGCCGAACTGGCTGAACGCGAACAACAGGGCAAGAAATTCGGTCCCGACGTCGAAACTGCCAAGAAGCGATTCGAGGTACTCACTCGCAATGGCGTGGCGGTACGCGGACACGAGAACTGCCACGCCAAATTTGTGGTTGTGGACGACAGCGTCGCCTGGGTCGGTAGTGCCAACCTCGACACGCGGGCACTCACCGTTGTTGGCGAAGTCGGCGTAACGACCACGGACCACGCCGAAGTCGACCGCCTCGCGCGACTGTTCGCCACGATGTGGAAAGCCGGATGCAACAGAGAGATGCCCAACACGCCAGGCGACTACGTCGCGCGCCGGCGCACCGCTGATGAAGTCACCTTCACCGTGCCCGCACCCCCGCCGGAGCCCGACGCGGCGATCATCTGGACCCGCGCCGAGGACCACATCCTTCGCGGGATCCACGCGACCATCGATGAAGCGCAAGATTCACTGCTGCTCGCCAGTTTCTCCCTCACTGGCCTTCGCGCGAGTCCCGAACTACTGCTCAAGCCCCTGGAGTCTGCCATTGCGCGTGGCGTAACCGTCGACCTGATCGTCCGCGCTCGCAACAACCGGGATGACCACGTCATGGACGCCCGCGCACTCCACGACCTCGGCGTCCGGCTCGTGGCCGACGACCTCAACCACGCCAAGGCCGTCGTTGCAGACGATCGAACCGGCCTGCTGTTCTCCGCCAACTTCGACGCCACACACGGCCTCGAGCCCGGATCCGGCATCGAAGTTGGTGCGCGCCTGAACGGGACCACCGCGCTACCGGAACTGGTCCGGTACCTTCGGCACGCCATCACCCACGCAACGCACAAATTCGTCGCCGCACCGACCGCACGACAACTTGACCAGACCCTCACGGCCAAGTGGAAGGCCCCTTGGCCGCTGGCGGACGAACTGGCGATTCGCTGCACGAGTAACGACTGGCACCTGTTGGAAGGCGAGATGGATCGGGGGCCCGTCCTTTGGGAGAGCACCGATCCACGGGACCTTCAACTCCTCGCTTCCCGGTCGAAATTCGCAATAACGCCGGAATCTCCGGGAATCTGCCGACTCTTGCACCTCGGAAACACCGAACACGATTTGCAGGCCGATCTCCGACGTTGGTGGCGGCAACCGTCCACTAAAATCAGCCGCGGTTATTGCCCCGCACGACTCAGAAGACTGGGAGGCTAG